The genomic window ATGATAGCAGGCACTTTTTTGGGGGCAATCCCCTCGTCTTTTGCATTGCCGTCTCGATATTCACTGCTGACCCAGCCCCGGTGAGCATCATCATTGCCTGCATTACCTGGGTAAAGGCATCTCAGCCGGGCAGGGGGTTGTTGCTATTGTCTATGGTTTGTGTTTCTTCGGATATGGAACAAGATGATCCGTGACCATTTGCCGAAAATGGCAGCGTTGCCAAATTCGGCAAATGCCGATTAAAATTAAAAAAATAAATCTGTCCCCTTTTCTCTCTCCGTTATGCTTGACATAACAGCCTGAAAGTTATATTTTCAAACTATGATCAAGTCGTTCAAAGACAAAAACACAGAAGCCCTTTTTTACGGAAATTTTGTAAAAGAATTCAGCGGATTCCAAAGACAGGCTATCAGGAGGCTTCAGATTCTGGACTGTGCCCCCCTTCTTTGAATGACTTGAGGGCCTTGCCTTCAAATCGCTTTGAGGCTTTGAAAGGGAACAGAAAAGGCGAATACAGCATCAGTATAAACATGCAGTGGCGCGTTTGTTTCAAATGGTATCAAGACAATCCTCAAGAGGTGGGGATTGAAGACTATCATTGAGGAGAAAAACATGCAGAATAAAATGCCCCCGGTTCATCCGGGAGAAATATTGAGAGAAGAGCTTGAAGGCTTGAATTTATCAGCCACCGCTTTTGCAAAAAACTTGGGTGTACCTGCAAACAGGATCACAGAAATACTTCATGAAAAAAGAAGGATCACTTCGGATACGGCTTTGCGCATGAGCAGATTTTTTGGAACCTCGGCTGAATTCTGGATGAACCTCCAGCAGGCTTATGATCTGAAAATAACCAGAGAGGAGAAATGGGGAGAGATTGAGATGTCTGTCAGGCCGTTATGTGCAAACGCATAATGCTAAGAACCACCACCCAGAGCAAAGACATCTCAGACTTCAGACAAACCCTGAAAGAAATAACAGCCGCAGACCCAACATAAAAAACCCACCAGATATTATATCGAAAAAATCAACCAGCCGCGCGGTCTCGCCATCCACAATAGCCTCATGCAGGATGTGATGGGGACAATCGGGGATTATGACTCGGGCTTTTATATTGGCATGATTTCACACTATCACAAAATGAAAAATAAATCTGTCCCCTTTTTCCCCGGACATCATACCACTGAAATACTTGTTGCCAAAAATTTGAAAAAAATGTATGAAATTTGAGTAGATATCAATCATAAAAATTAAAAATACCTATCCGGGCGGGTCAAACTATGAAAAAAGAATTTTACGTCGTTATCGAAAAAGATGAAGATGGTTTTTATGTAGGTGAGGTTCCGTCATTGGAAGGATGTTATGCCCAGGGACGAAGCATTGAGGAGTTAATGCACAATATGCGGGACGTAATTGAAATGTGCATTGAAGAAGATCCGGCCATTCACAGTGAATTCATAGGCGTCCAAAAAGTGAGCATCGACCATGAACCAGCCGATGCTTAGATACTGACCTTACTATGGAAGAACTGTTGTTGAACAAAAAGTAATCTGTCCTCTTTTTTCTACCACACTTTGGATCGGCCTTCTTCAAATTAAAAAATAAATCTGTCCCCTTTTCCGTGTCCCCTTTTCCGCCTTTTCGCCTTTTGATTGTTGCCTGAAGTTCCAAAAAATGATATTAATTCATATAAAACCTGAAGAAATTATATACCCGCCGGGAGCCCGGCATCAATTGACAAGCACCTCAAAGGAGTTACTTAAGGAGATTGACCATGGATATAGAAAAGTCATCCAATAACCCGGAAATAAATATCGTTTTGGACAGAGGACTTTACTCAGCAATCAATCAAATGGCTGAGAATGAAGGCACTTCAATGTCCTTAGTTATGAGGGATCTGCTCCGAGAAGCCCTGGCACTCAGAGAAGATTTTGGCCTGGCACTTATCGCGGAAGAAAGAGAACACACTTTCGATCCTGACAAGGCTGTATCTCATGACGAAATTTGGGATTAGATACCATCCTGATGTCAAAACGAGTGATTTGCCCCGGATCAATCAAGACATCCGTGCCCGCATCAAAAAAGCTATCGAAGAACGTATTTTGGTTGCCCCACAAGAGTACGGCACGCCACTACGCAAGACATTGAAAGGCTATTGGAAACTCAGGGTAGGAGATTACCGCGTGGTGTATAAAATATCTGATAAAATGGTTACGGTTCTCTGCATCTGCCATCGCAAAAACGTATACAAAAAAGCGAGCATTCGATAGGGAAAACCAAATGGTAAAAACCAGGGGAAAAATATTTCTGGTCACGATTTATTCCAAACTGGATCAATCCGATATTTCCGCCAAAAGAATAAAAGAAATCCTCAAGAAACTGGGGTATTAAATCATACCCAGCGCCCGCATCACCGGCAGCAGCTTCTCAGCAAACCCCTCTGCCTGGCTTGTCAGCTCCGCTATGTTCTGCTCATCCGTCTCCAGGGTTTTGCCCTAAGACGCGATGAATGAAAGAAGGGTATTTGGACATCGGACTGTGGATATCGTCAATAATTGAGCCTGTGCTCCGGATGTAAAAAATAAATCTGTCCCCTTTTTGTGGTCCCCTTTTTGTGAATCTTGCATTTTCCCCGGAACGTGTATAGAATATCGCTATGAACACCCTGGAAAACAACATAGCCGACGATTATGACAGCCCCTGGAAAGAGGGCATGGAATTGTATTTCAAGGAACTGATGCTGTTCTTTTTCCCTGACATCGCTGCCGGGATCGCCTGGGACAGGGGGTATCAATTTCTTGACAAAGAATTGCAGCAGGTGGTCAGGGATGCGGAAATCGGCAGAAAGCATGCAGACAAGCTTGTCAAGGTGTGGTCCCTTGAAGATGAACCGTTCCATGTCATGATCCACATCGAGGTCCAGAGCGATAAGGACCGGGACTTTGCCAGGCGGATGTACATTTACAACTACCGCATCTTTGACAAAAGTTACCGGCCGGTCACCAGCCTGGCCATTCTGGCGGATGAAATCGATTCCTGGAGGCCGGATGCCTACACTTCGGAGCAATGGGGATGCAAAATCAACTTTGAGTTTCCCATGGTGAAGCTCATGGATTACGCTGAAAATATTGACAGTCTGCTGGAACAAACAAACCCGTTCGCCATAATCACGGCAGCCCATTTAAAAACCAAGGCCACCAAAGACAACCCCCAGGAACGATACACCTGGAAATGGACCATCACCAGGGCGCTGTATGAAAAAGGGTTATCCACCAAAGACATCCTGAATCTGTACCGCCTGGTGGACTGGCTGATGATGCTGCCCGATGAATTGACCAAAAAGTTTACACAAAATTTGATTGCATATGAGGAGGAAAAGAAAATGCCGTATATTACAAGTGCCGAGAGAATCGGGATTGAAAAAGGAAGACTTGAAGGCAGGAGTGAAGGACTGGATTTAGGCCAGCTCTTCAATGCCAGAGAGATGTTACTAGAAGCCCTGGATGCCAGGTTCAGCAGCAACACTCCGGCAGACATTAAGAAGCAGATTCAAGCCCTGAACAACAAATTGATGCTCAAGCGGCTTCTGCGATCCACCATCGAGAGCAAAGACATCGAAGAATTCAGACAAGCCATGAAGGATCTGGCATCTGAAACCGAATCCACGGAGTAGCCGAAAGGGATCATTGCAATACAGCTGAAATGATCCCACAGCGGTTCCCCACCCAAACCGGCACCGGCTTCTCAGCAAACCCTGTGCCTTTTTCGGCAACTCCGCCAGGTTCTCCTCATCCGTCTCCAGGGTCTTGCCCTCCTTCACCACTAAAATGCACAACCTGCCTGGTGCGGCAAGTCCGTTTCCTGATAGCCAGGATTAGCATAATGGGTAAATAGCGTTTTTTTGACCGATTTTATTGTCCTGCAGGGGGCGAAAACGCACGGCTGGCGTGAATCTCTGGTTTGATCACACGCCCTGGTAAACGCTATTGATTCCGGCAAATTCACGAAAATATATCCCCGAGCCGTTGCCGCTCTGCCGGGTTTACCAATGTCGGGACAATCGGGATTATGACAAAAGCTTTTCCTTGCATGAACATACGCTACCACACATTGCTCCGGCCTTTAAATGAAAAATAAATCTGTCCCCTTTTTTCCTTTCCCGCACACAGGACATTCTTGACGATATAGCAAAAATGCTATATATTGTTTCTCATGAAAACTTGGGTAATAGAATTTTTGAATCAGACAGTAGAGGCGGAATTTGAAAGTTTACCGGCTGAAGTCAGGGCAAAAACAATTCATATCTCAAATTTGATCAGGGAATTCGGTCTGCCCAATATCGGGATGCCGTACATCAAACATATCCAGGATAAAATTTGGGAATTAAGAGCTTTACAAGGACGGAGTCTTTACATTACAACGACCGGGAAAAAGATCATAATTCTCAGGTGTTTCATCAAAAAATCAAACAAACTGCCACGCAAAGAATTGAGAATTGCTCTGAAAAGAGCCGAGGAGATAAAAAATGGGTAAAAGCATAGAAGAAAAACACAGGGAAATGCTTGTGGGAGATCCTGAATATGCGCAAGCTTTCGCTGGTATGGAAGAGGAATTTCAATTGGCCAGAGAATTGATAAGGGCAAGAATCAAATCCGGCCTGACCCAGAAGCAATTGGCTGAAAAAATGGGGACAACGCAATCATCCGTGGCACGGCTTGAATCCGGAAGTTCTCTACCGAGTCTGCGAAGTCTAAAAAGATACGCTTATGCAACCGGTAGTAAGATGAGGATTTATCTTGAATCCTGAAACTATTTACCTTAATACTCTACCCGGTGTGTTTTTGATTTATAAGGAACCACACCGGGTCCCCGCAGCACCGGCAGCAGCTTCTCAGCAAACCCCTCTGCCTGGCTTGTCAGCTCCGCCAGGTTCTGTTCATCCGTTTCCAGGGTTTTGCCCTCTTTCACCAGCTTCTGACCTTGGGCCAGGCCCGTGGTCTGTCCCAGAAAAAACTGGCTGAGGCCCTGCATATTCAACAACCTGCCATAGCAAAAATGGAAAAACGAACAGACATGTATATTTCCACATTGCGCAGCCATATCGAGGCAATGGGAGGGAAATTGGAAATTCTGGCAAGCTTTCCCGATGGAACCGTACAGATAAATAATTTTTCCGACCTGGGGTAGCTTGAACTGCACACAGAAAAAAATGACTCATAGCGGACTAAGGGTGTCAGGAACCCTATACAATTATTCTCTTTAGGATTCGTGGCACCCTTAAAAACACATCCAGTGCCACGACCTTTGGCCGTTCTCATTTTTCCGATCTGATCCACCCACGCAATCTGCCCTTTTTCGCTTTTACTCAAA from Desulfotignum phosphitoxidans DSM 13687 includes these protein-coding regions:
- a CDS encoding type II toxin-antitoxin system RelE/ParE family toxin; this encodes MKGNRKGEYSISINMQWRVCFKWYQDNPQEVGIEDYH
- a CDS encoding HigA family addiction module antitoxin translates to MQNKMPPVHPGEILREELEGLNLSATAFAKNLGVPANRITEILHEKRRITSDTALRMSRFFGTSAEFWMNLQQAYDLKITREEKWGEIEMSVRPLCANA
- a CDS encoding type II toxin-antitoxin system HicB family antitoxin, with the protein product MKKEFYVVIEKDEDGFYVGEVPSLEGCYAQGRSIEELMHNMRDVIEMCIEEDPAIHSEFIGVQKVSIDHEPADA
- a CDS encoding ribbon-helix-helix protein, CopG family — its product is MDIEKSSNNPEINIVLDRGLYSAINQMAENEGTSMSLVMRDLLREALALREDFGLALIAEEREHTFDPDKAVSHDEIWD
- a CDS encoding type II toxin-antitoxin system RelE family toxin — its product is MTKFGIRYHPDVKTSDLPRINQDIRARIKKAIEERILVAPQEYGTPLRKTLKGYWKLRVGDYRVVYKISDKMVTVLCICHRKNVYKKASIR
- a CDS encoding RpnC/YadD family protein, producing MNTLENNIADDYDSPWKEGMELYFKELMLFFFPDIAAGIAWDRGYQFLDKELQQVVRDAEIGRKHADKLVKVWSLEDEPFHVMIHIEVQSDKDRDFARRMYIYNYRIFDKSYRPVTSLAILADEIDSWRPDAYTSEQWGCKINFEFPMVKLMDYAENIDSLLEQTNPFAIITAAHLKTKATKDNPQERYTWKWTITRALYEKGLSTKDILNLYRLVDWLMMLPDELTKKFTQNLIAYEEEKKMPYITSAERIGIEKGRLEGRSEGLDLGQLFNAREMLLEALDARFSSNTPADIKKQIQALNNKLMLKRLLRSTIESKDIEEFRQAMKDLASETESTE
- a CDS encoding type II toxin-antitoxin system RelE/ParE family toxin, which codes for MKTWVIEFLNQTVEAEFESLPAEVRAKTIHISNLIREFGLPNIGMPYIKHIQDKIWELRALQGRSLYITTTGKKIIILRCFIKKSNKLPRKELRIALKRAEEIKNG
- a CDS encoding helix-turn-helix domain-containing protein, encoding MGKSIEEKHREMLVGDPEYAQAFAGMEEEFQLARELIRARIKSGLTQKQLAEKMGTTQSSVARLESGSSLPSLRSLKRYAYATGSKMRIYLES
- a CDS encoding XRE family transcriptional regulator, whose protein sequence is MGQARGLSQKKLAEALHIQQPAIAKMEKRTDMYISTLRSHIEAMGGKLEILASFPDGTVQINNFSDLG